Genomic segment of Picrophilus oshimae DSM 9789:
AAAGATGTATTTATTCGATATATAATCATCAAGGGCCCTTATTATTGGAGATATATCCTTTAAATTTTCCTTTCTGTTGTTTACATAAACGTATATATTATTTTTTATTCTGTCCGAGCCGAAGAAGGAAAGCGGCGGTATAACATCGATGATGTTTTTTGAGAGTTTTTTATATTCATTTTCATCGTACTTTATCCTTTTGTATACCTTGTAAAGCCTTCTGTTCATTATGTTTCTTATAATATTGCATGATTTGTCATATTTAAGCATGTCATACATTAATTCAAAGTCGGTCTTTTTAAGATCCTTTACATCATATGAATAGTTTTTATATGCAATCTCAAGCATCTTCTGTGCTATCCTGCATGTTTTATGAAAGTAAACGCTTTTATACATTATCAGCCTGGCTATCATTGCCGCCTCAATTGCAGGTATGCCCTTCTCCTCTATTATTAGATCATTATTATCCATTGATGATGTGTTTATTATCCTCTCGTAATCTATATTAATGCCTGTACCGGTATAAAAGGCATCACGCCTTATATAATCAAGCTCGTCAGAATCAACAGGCCCGCTTATTATCCATGAGTAACTTGATTTTTTGCCTGTTGCAAGATCCGATACCATTTTTAGATCATAATGGTATTTTTCTATTATCTCAGGGATCTTGCTGTCATTGTATGGATAAATGCCATTTATTATTTTAAAGGTCATGTCCTCGTGCCTCATGCCATAAAGTTCATTGAATAGATCCTCAAGGGAGTGGCTGAATGGTGGATGCCCAATATCATGGAGCATGGCTGCTATGCCTATTTCCTCGGCATCTATGTTAAGATGATCCATGAACTTCCTTGCTATAAACATCGTTCCTATTGAATGCTCGAACCTGGTATGGTTTGCACCTGGAAAGACAAGATTGCACATACCAAGCTGCTTTATATATCTTAACCTCTGAAAATAATCAGAATCAAGTAATTCTAAATACACTCCTGAGATCTTTATCATTCCATTTAGCGGATCCTCTATGATCTTGTAATCCATAAAATCTTTATAAAAAACATGCTATAAATATAACCAATATTAGGAAATTTTTTATGCATTGTTTATATTATCTCTTGCTGGACTTGGCCGGGAAGCCAGGCACTTCCTGTTACCCGAAGCCTAAATGCGGGGGCGACAGCCGGTTGAGGGCAACCAGGCCTCCATAGGGTCCCTGTGGAAGCAATGAATCTCTGTCCTCCTTGGTCCTGGGTTTATGCGTGCATTTCCAAAGGGAGATGCATGCATAATCTGTCCGGTGAACCCGCCAGGCCCGGAAGGGAGCAACGGTGGCTGGAACCAAGGATGCTAGGAGGGTGCGGGGACGAGTGGAAGCAGGGGGCAGCCCTATGGGCGCCTGGTCCGATTCCGGCGTGTCCAGCATTTTAAAGACGCAAACATTAATAATTTTTATGATATATTTGTTCATGAGGGATCAGACAGTAAACGACCTTTTAAGATTAAAAAACATAGCAGAGTTGAAAATAAGAAAAGACATGATCGCCGTTGTGATTAGGGACAATTATAAAAATTATAAGAGCGATTACAATAAATCATATTTAAATGTATATAACCTGAATTTTGATCTGCTGTTCTCATATGATGGAAACATACATTCAATAGACTTTTCTGATGATGAAAGACTGTTATTTGCCGATGGGAGATATATAAATATACTTGATGCCAAAAAATGGACAAGGCTCTCTGTTGATACATCTGTTAATGTTGATGCTGCAAGATGGCACTCTGGATCGGTAATATTCACCGGATCAAAAAAGCCCGAGGAATCAGAGGACGATGCATACTACTTTGAGGAGAGCGACAGCTATAATGACCTATTTATTATGGATTTCAGTCATGGTATTAAAAAGATAACAGAGGACATAAACATCTGGGAATTTGATACAAATGGCAGTGACATAGTTTTGATAGCATCGGATAAACCCCAGGAGAGCTCATGGTATAAATCCTCCGTTTATATCATTGTTAATAACAGGCCTGTAAAATTATACGATCCAGGATTCAGGCAGATAGGAAAGATAAGAATATCAAATGATAATAAAATAGCGTTCCTTGAATCAATAATGAGTGACAGGGGTGTTGTCTCCGGCGACGTTATATTAATAGATCAAAACCATGTAAAAAATTTAACGGAAAATTATGATAGAACCTATTCGCATGTTGAGTTTATAAATAACAGCATATACGCCCTTGAAAACCACATGGGTAACTTTTCAATAAGGAATCTCAATAACAATGAGATAATGGCCATAGGCTCCGGCATCGTTTATCCTGTTTTTTCTCCCATGTTTTCATATGATGATGGAAACTTCGTTTATGCATTTTCAGATAAAAATAATCCGCCAGAGGTTATAATCTCAGGAAGGCATTCTGGAAGATCGTCAATTAATTCATCGCTGCTTGATCTTGATGCATATCCAGGTCAATTAATCGAGTGGGAATCTTCAGGGAAAAGAATATACGGTTTTCTGCGGTGCAGAAATAAAGATGATCCGTTAATAGTTTATATCCACGGCGGGCCGACGTCGTTCTCATACCTATCATTCATTGACAGAACCTCGGTATACCTTGGCTACGGCTTCTCGGTTTTTATGCCAAATTACCGCGGCAGCATAGGCCTTGGAAGGGAATATGCAGAATCAAACATCGGTGATCTTGGCGGCATGGACTTCGAGGATATAATTTCCGGAATAAGATATATAATGGATAAAAAAATGGTAACAACCGACAGAATATACATAACCGGTGGATCGTACGGGGGTTACATATCAGCGCTTGCACTGTTTAAAAGTGATATTTTCAAGGCCTCGGTATCACTGTTTGGAATATCGGACTGGTTTAGCTTCCACGGAACCAGCAGCCTTTATGAATGGGACAGGATACACATGAACGATGATCCATACGCAGATGGAAAATATAAATATTATTCGCCAATAATGATGAAACACGATGTTAAAACACCAGTGCTTTTAATGCATGGAATAAACGATCCATATGTGCCTGTGGGCCAGTACTATCAATTATACAGGTACCTGAAGGATCACAACAAAAATGTCAGACTTTTGCTTTTCGCAAGAGAGGGTCACGGATTCACTGAAAAGGAGCATATAATAAGGCAGTACGAGGAAACAATAAAATTTTTTAATGAGTATAAATAATTAATTTTCCGCCGCCTGCCTATAATTTGAAATCAGCCTATTTATATATTTATCGGCTGAGCCCTTTATCATCCTGGATCCTGCAGCTGCTGCCGCACCGGCTATATTTACATCGGCACTGTATTTTACATTTACCGGGTTATTACCACTGTAATCAAAGTATGCCTTGAAATCAACGGATACACCGGAGCCGGAGCCCTTCGCAGTGATCTCTATTCTTTTATTATCAATGTTGTTTCCGTAGCTTATTTCAAGATTAAATTTACCCTTTATAAAAGATACGCCGGCCTTTGCGGTTATTTTTAATCTGTTCTCCTCAATGTGGTACTCTATTAAATCCGGTATCAGCTTTATTAAATTATTATAATCACTTAGGATATTATATGCCCTTTCTATGTCTGAGTTTATCTCAAATTCACCGTTGAAATTAAGCATGTAATGTTATTTTATTGTATTAAATAATAATTATCTTTTTCCTGTAAAAACCAAATTTATTTATATTTATGTAACGCGTTTCCTCTTCCTTGAAAGAATTAGAACCAGTGCGATAAGGACTATTACTATTGGAATATAAAGTATGTTGAACCCCGGTGTCTGGTTTTTCCATACAAGATCTATTGTTATATTGTTCCCTGTTACATTAAATGTGCCGTTTTTTGTAACCGGTATGAAATAATTATTGTATGAGCCTATTCTATAATTGTATGTCCCGTTTTTTAGGTAAATGTATGCATTCGCTCCAGTTAAATTGTATCTGTTTCCATTTATTATAATGTACCAGTTCACATCATTGGTTAGATTCGATGATACAAAGGATACCCTGTAATAATTTAATGCTATTACAGAGGCAGAGTTTGATTTAATTATTATGGTTTTGCTGTATATTATATTATTATCTGATCTTATTGTAATGTTGTATTTTCCAGGTATTAATGTTATGTTTGCATCACCGTTTTTAAATCCGTATGATTTGCCGTTAATATTTATTATTCCGGTCTTTATTCCTGAATAAAGATTTATGTAACCAACGTCGTTTGAGTTGTATATCATCTTTAACCTTCCGCTTCCACTGGTAATATGCGCAAATAAACTCCCATTTGCATTGTAAACACCAGTGTCTGTTACATTTGATACGGTCTCTGCGGTGTCAACGCCGTAATCATATGCGTTGTTTATCTCCTGATAGTTGTTTCCATTCCAGTAATAAAGTGATAATAGAATATTTGATGACAGGTCAACGGTTGATGAGCCATTGCCAGGGCCGCCTATGATTAACTCCGCATCTGATAAAAGGCCGGCAGGATTGTAATTGTATCCATTAACCATGAAATGATAGCTTCCATTTTCATTGAATATAACTGTATCATATTTTACCCATGAATTTGAATCAAAATAATAAAAATTAACTGCAGGCTTGTTATTTATCTCGGTATCGTTAACCATTAAAGATATCCTCGCCGGATATTTTAGATCAATATTATTACCAGGAAAATCCTGCGGTGCACAGTAATAATAAAATCTTCCATGATCTGCTATTGTTCCATTGCCTGATAATGAATTAAAATGCAGGCTTGCATTACTGGATGAATAATTCCAGACGTTGTCTATAAACGCTATGCAGTTATCCGTTGTATTTATGTATGCAACGTCCTGAATCCAGTAATCATATGTTTTATTGCCGAAAATAAAGAAATTTGTGTTTAACTGAATCGAAAAGCTTGTTGATTTTGATGTGTAATTATAAAATGTTGCATTGTATATTGTTATTGAACCCATGAAGGATGATGTATTAAGATAAAATGGTGATCCTGAATCCAGACCAAGGTCGCTTATACCCATTGGCGCCGGTTCACCCTTAATAAAATAACCCGGATTAACCTGATAATTTTTATTTAAATGATTGTTATTTGCAAATCCAGGTATTGATATTAATATAATAATGATCATTGATAAAACGATGATCTTTTTTATCATGAATTTCATAACAAAAGATCGTTTATTATATTTTTCATTCTGGATGGTTTAATTTATATATAAAATAATCATGGAATGCCATGGAAAGGATCTGCGTTATTGGCGGTGGCATCACAGGCCTGTTTACAGCCCTGGATCTTTCAATAAACGGTTTTGATGTAACATTAATAGAAAAAAATAGGATATTATCAGGAGCCTCCGGAAGATTCCATGGAATGCTCCACAGTGGTTCAAGGTATTCGGTGAACGATAAAAAATCAGCCAGGGAATGCATAAGTGAGAATAGGATAATAAGCAGTAATGCATCAATGTTTGTTAACAATACCGGAGGTTACTTCATCGGCATAAACGATGAAGACCTTGATTATGGAAAAAAACTTATACATGAAAATAAAATAATAGGTATAGAAACCGATGAAATCGAAATAAATGATTTAATGAAGATTGAGCCATACATAAATAAAAATACACTCATGGCCCTAAAGGTCCCGGATAAAACCATAAACGGGCATGCATTTGCAGGTGCGGTTGCCGTTGAGGCCTCAATGAATGGCGCAAGAATCCTTGACAATTCAATGATAATCGATGCAGATGTTTCAGATGGTTACATAAACAATGTTAGGATATCAAAGGACAATGATGTTTTCAATGAATCCTTTGATTTTTATGTAAACACGGCAGGTGCATGGTCATCAGAGGTTCTTAAAAAATTTGGGATAGACAGCCTTGATGTTATGCCAACGCTTGGATACATGGCAAGCTACAATTTCAGGTTTTCAAATTCAATAATAAACAGGATGAGGGAGCCATCTGATGGTGATATAATTGTACCATAC
This window contains:
- a CDS encoding thermopsin, whose translation is MIKKIIVLSMIIIILISIPGFANNNHLNKNYQVNPGYFIKGEPAPMGISDLGLDSGSPFYLNTSSFMGSITIYNATFYNYTSKSTSFSIQLNTNFFIFGNKTYDYWIQDVAYINTTDNCIAFIDNVWNYSSSNASLHFNSLSGNGTIADHGRFYYYCAPQDFPGNNIDLKYPARISLMVNDTEINNKPAVNFYYFDSNSWVKYDTVIFNENGSYHFMVNGYNYNPAGLLSDAELIIGGPGNGSSTVDLSSNILLSLYYWNGNNYQEINNAYDYGVDTAETVSNVTDTGVYNANGSLFAHITSGSGRLKMIYNSNDVGYINLYSGIKTGIININGKSYGFKNGDANITLIPGKYNITIRSDNNIIYSKTIIIKSNSASVIALNYYRVSFVSSNLTNDVNWYIIINGNRYNLTGANAYIYLKNGTYNYRIGSYNNYFIPVTKNGTFNVTGNNITIDLVWKNQTPGFNILYIPIVIVLIALVLILSRKRKRVT
- a CDS encoding SRPBCC family protein codes for the protein MLNFNGEFEINSDIERAYNILSDYNNLIKLIPDLIEYHIEENRLKITAKAGVSFIKGKFNLEISYGNNIDNKRIEITAKGSGSGVSVDFKAYFDYSGNNPVNVKYSADVNIAGAAAAAGSRMIKGSADKYINRLISNYRQAAEN
- a CDS encoding HD domain-containing protein; amino-acid sequence: MDYKIIEDPLNGMIKISGVYLELLDSDYFQRLRYIKQLGMCNLVFPGANHTRFEHSIGTMFIARKFMDHLNIDAEEIGIAAMLHDIGHPPFSHSLEDLFNELYGMRHEDMTFKIINGIYPYNDSKIPEIIEKYHYDLKMVSDLATGKKSSYSWIISGPVDSDELDYIRRDAFYTGTGINIDYERIINTSSMDNNDLIIEEKGIPAIEAAMIARLIMYKSVYFHKTCRIAQKMLEIAYKNYSYDVKDLKKTDFELMYDMLKYDKSCNIIRNIMNRRLYKVYKRIKYDENEYKKLSKNIIDVIPPLSFFGSDRIKNNIYVYVNNRKENLKDISPIIRALDDYISNKYIFLMK
- a CDS encoding alpha/beta hydrolase family protein, encoding MRDQTVNDLLRLKNIAELKIRKDMIAVVIRDNYKNYKSDYNKSYLNVYNLNFDLLFSYDGNIHSIDFSDDERLLFADGRYINILDAKKWTRLSVDTSVNVDAARWHSGSVIFTGSKKPEESEDDAYYFEESDSYNDLFIMDFSHGIKKITEDINIWEFDTNGSDIVLIASDKPQESSWYKSSVYIIVNNRPVKLYDPGFRQIGKIRISNDNKIAFLESIMSDRGVVSGDVILIDQNHVKNLTENYDRTYSHVEFINNSIYALENHMGNFSIRNLNNNEIMAIGSGIVYPVFSPMFSYDDGNFVYAFSDKNNPPEVIISGRHSGRSSINSSLLDLDAYPGQLIEWESSGKRIYGFLRCRNKDDPLIVYIHGGPTSFSYLSFIDRTSVYLGYGFSVFMPNYRGSIGLGREYAESNIGDLGGMDFEDIISGIRYIMDKKMVTTDRIYITGGSYGGYISALALFKSDIFKASVSLFGISDWFSFHGTSSLYEWDRIHMNDDPYADGKYKYYSPIMMKHDVKTPVLLMHGINDPYVPVGQYYQLYRYLKDHNKNVRLLLFAREGHGFTEKEHIIRQYEETIKFFNEYK
- a CDS encoding FAD-dependent oxidoreductase, which encodes MERICVIGGGITGLFTALDLSINGFDVTLIEKNRILSGASGRFHGMLHSGSRYSVNDKKSARECISENRIISSNASMFVNNTGGYFIGINDEDLDYGKKLIHENKIIGIETDEIEINDLMKIEPYINKNTLMALKVPDKTINGHAFAGAVAVEASMNGARILDNSMIIDADVSDGYINNVRISKDNDVFNESFDFYVNTAGAWSSEVLKKFGIDSLDVMPTLGYMASYNFRFSNSIINRMREPSDGDIIVPYGSHSVAGTIAIVSDDPDNNNVDNDDIKMMIDEVSEMIPAIKYFNYEKLYYSMRPLVRNGNPRGSRDFMIYDNLGNLISSIGGKFTTARLNAEEITDNIIKKFGSHRNYKTSDINFNETFSRFIERNDLNINYINYIKSLYNSMDYEYALHIMSSYLLSRVVH